A genomic window from Microcoleus sp. bin38.metabat.b11b12b14.051 includes:
- a CDS encoding bifunctional class I SAM-dependent methyltransferase/HIT family protein → MSNKVRLRGLNNIDLNQVYAAMKKQQNKFSHLTAIERIYLSFPAKILLEQNLLQGKILDFGCGFGNDVKLLQQKGFDIAGYDSYYFPEFPEQQFDTIICFYVLNVLFPEEQANVLMEVSHLLKPGGKAYFAVRRDIKKEGFREHYVHKKPTYQCIVKLPFKSFLLNESCEIYEYVHYNYQRNSTNNCIFCNPHRKLTLLTESATAYAMFDGYPASKGHVLIIPKRHTANYFELPFREQSACWFMANKVQQMLIKEFQPDGFNVGINIDKQAGQSRSHAAIHIIPRYKGDATGNKGGIRYVIPQVQNKS, encoded by the coding sequence TTGTCAAACAAAGTCCGCCTCCGCGGACTAAATAATATCGATTTAAATCAAGTTTATGCCGCCATGAAGAAGCAACAAAATAAATTCAGCCACCTGACGGCAATCGAAAGAATTTATCTGTCATTTCCGGCTAAGATTTTATTAGAACAAAACCTGCTACAAGGAAAAATATTAGACTTTGGGTGCGGCTTCGGGAATGATGTTAAACTGTTACAGCAAAAAGGTTTTGACATTGCGGGCTACGACTCTTATTATTTTCCAGAATTCCCCGAACAGCAATTCGATACTATTATTTGCTTTTATGTTTTAAATGTCTTGTTTCCAGAAGAGCAAGCGAATGTCCTGATGGAAGTTTCGCATTTGTTGAAACCCGGAGGTAAAGCGTATTTTGCAGTGAGAAGAGATATCAAGAAAGAAGGCTTCCGAGAACATTACGTCCACAAAAAACCTACCTATCAGTGCATTGTCAAACTTCCATTTAAGTCATTTCTGTTAAATGAGTCGTGCGAGATTTATGAGTATGTGCATTACAACTATCAAAGAAATTCTACAAATAATTGCATATTCTGCAATCCGCACCGCAAGCTAACTTTGCTCACCGAGTCAGCCACAGCCTATGCAATGTTTGACGGTTATCCCGCCAGCAAAGGTCATGTTTTAATTATCCCGAAGCGTCACACGGCAAATTATTTTGAATTGCCATTTCGAGAACAATCGGCTTGCTGGTTTATGGCTAACAAAGTACAACAAATGTTAATTAAAGAGTTTCAGCCTGATGGTTTTAATGTCGGAATTAATATTGATAAACAGGCTGGTCAAAGTCGCAGTCACGCTGCTATTCATATTATCCCACGTTACAAGGGTGATGCGACTGGAAATAAAGGCGGTATTAGATATGTGATTCCTCAAGTTCAAAATAAAAGTTAG
- a CDS encoding DUF262 domain-containing protein — MPSIRTRYREIDRSFWRLRAIAGLLDWSCMASPENAIIINKLCLGIIEKMQLAPVEEKMWESLPENTPDRMFDRDIHLRYDFKETPIVTEINREKLPRLLEYLRVSDYVERRSSYQRRGCWTETMKSRLIESFILNIPVPSIVLYKQDSQHYEVLDGQQRIWAIQEFYRNKLELTGLEILPEFNGHTYKKLPQKIRATIDRRSISSVAILAELTSNSEEANFLKQKVFERLNTGRVEFSQQEVRNCLYGGLFNELLLKLARHPIFAQAWGIPTDDNSAGLEENNLYQKLEDAELVLRFFALRNIEYFRLNLEDFLDLYMIKSLNFNEADINYLEQLFIKTIEIAHQIYGQHLFKPFDHQFQNWSKKSERVYYDAIMVVLSRHLPDTTKIIAKKDRIFEETKKLFNKPESRLLTGGGTTKAEIQNRISIFNEMLSQVIGE; from the coding sequence ATGCCAAGTATCAGGACTAGATATCGAGAGATCGATCGCTCTTTTTGGCGTTTGAGGGCGATCGCTGGCTTGCTAGATTGGAGTTGCATGGCTAGTCCTGAAAATGCTATCATAATTAACAAGTTGTGCTTAGGGATAATCGAAAAAATGCAGCTAGCACCAGTTGAAGAAAAAATGTGGGAAAGTTTGCCAGAAAACACACCTGATCGAATGTTCGATCGTGATATCCACCTGCGTTATGACTTCAAAGAAACACCAATAGTTACCGAAATTAACCGCGAAAAGCTTCCCCGGTTGCTTGAATATTTAAGAGTGTCTGATTATGTAGAAAGGCGATCGAGCTACCAAAGAAGGGGTTGTTGGACTGAGACGATGAAATCTAGATTGATTGAGTCATTTATCCTCAATATCCCCGTTCCTTCAATAGTTTTATACAAACAAGATTCCCAACATTATGAAGTCTTGGATGGACAGCAACGCATCTGGGCCATTCAAGAGTTTTATAGAAACAAGCTCGAACTGACAGGGCTAGAAATTTTGCCTGAATTTAACGGACATACCTACAAAAAACTCCCTCAAAAAATTAGGGCTACTATCGATCGACGCTCCATATCATCAGTAGCAATTCTTGCCGAACTAACTTCCAATTCTGAAGAAGCTAACTTCCTCAAACAGAAAGTCTTTGAACGTCTGAATACAGGAAGAGTAGAGTTCAGCCAGCAAGAAGTAAGAAACTGTTTGTATGGCGGACTGTTTAATGAACTGTTGCTAAAATTGGCGCGTCATCCTATATTTGCTCAAGCTTGGGGAATTCCGACAGATGATAATAGTGCCGGATTAGAGGAAAATAACCTTTATCAAAAACTGGAAGATGCTGAGTTAGTGCTGCGTTTTTTTGCTCTGAGAAATATCGAGTATTTTCGTCTCAATCTGGAAGATTTTTTAGATTTGTACATGATAAAAAGCTTGAATTTTAATGAGGCAGATATCAATTACTTGGAACAGCTTTTTATCAAAACTATCGAAATAGCTCACCAAATTTACGGACAGCATTTATTCAAACCATTTGACCATCAATTTCAAAATTGGTCTAAAAAGTCCGAGCGAGTATATTATGATGCAATTATGGTTGTTTTGAGTCGGCACTTGCCAGATACAACAAAAATAATTGCTAAAAAAGATCGGATTTTTGAAGAAACAAAAAAGCTATTTAATAAGCCGGAATCTCGTCTTTTGACAGGAGGTGGAACAACCAAGGCAGAAATTCAGAATCGGATCAGCATATTTAACGAAATGCTTTCGCAAGTTATCGGAGAGTAA
- a CDS encoding MAE_28990/MAE_18760 family HEPN-like nuclease, whose protein sequence is MFEEILEKASVKISTVRAIVKTNDRLRKIVFQDSSNIKQLTENPETAPLIEEIPSKWEWEIYDRSAVVTRLYAIYERFVKDLISDWLRRMPDLVPRYSDLEEKIQNTHREGIGRLLIDIKKNRFQHLSVEKVVQGLSCGITDTGKYELLPDAFLLHEQNLRKEVLETVLKNAGIDEAWRWIINHKEIKYFLEEVRGSQNTAEGELKQLVDYRNEAAHGSTDQILGTQELLDLGDFVEALCKSLADLVTYNIIVHQKNIGRVSEIGKITEWFKNPQAGVAKVKEVTLTVGEDVYLVLVNDKLSYCYSVKIESIQLNNISHNCVAITSEAEVGLKFDRDARVDLTIYVTTSDRVD, encoded by the coding sequence ATGTTTGAGGAGATTCTTGAGAAAGCCAGTGTCAAAATTTCAACTGTTCGTGCGATCGTCAAAACGAACGATCGACTTAGAAAAATTGTATTTCAAGATAGTTCCAATATAAAACAGTTGACAGAAAATCCTGAAACTGCGCCATTAATAGAAGAAATACCTAGCAAATGGGAATGGGAAATTTACGATCGTTCTGCTGTGGTAACTAGACTGTATGCTATCTACGAGCGCTTCGTTAAGGATTTAATTTCGGATTGGCTGCGACGTATGCCGGATTTGGTTCCGCGCTATTCAGACTTGGAAGAAAAAATCCAAAATACCCACCGAGAGGGTATAGGACGTTTGTTGATTGACATCAAAAAAAATAGGTTTCAACACCTTTCGGTTGAGAAAGTAGTGCAAGGATTATCCTGTGGGATTACTGATACTGGGAAATACGAATTACTTCCTGATGCTTTCCTATTACATGAGCAAAATTTACGCAAGGAAGTGTTAGAAACAGTCTTGAAAAATGCTGGTATTGATGAGGCATGGAGATGGATAATCAATCACAAAGAAATTAAATATTTTTTAGAGGAGGTTCGTGGTAGTCAAAACACGGCAGAAGGAGAACTCAAACAACTGGTTGACTATCGGAATGAAGCAGCCCACGGATCGACAGACCAGATTTTGGGAACTCAAGAACTATTGGACTTAGGTGATTTTGTGGAGGCTTTATGTAAATCCCTTGCTGATTTAGTCACTTACAATATAATTGTACATCAGAAAAATATAGGCAGGGTAAGTGAGATTGGAAAAATTACTGAGTGGTTCAAAAATCCACAAGCAGGCGTAGCAAAAGTCAAGGAAGTTACATTAACTGTAGGAGAAGATGTTTATCTAGTTTTAGTTAATGATAAATTGTCTTACTGTTACTCTGTCAAAATTGAGAGCATTCAGCTTAATAATATTTCCCATAATTGTGTAGCAATAACCTCGGAAGCAGAAGTAGGGTTAAAGTTCGATCGCGATGCCAGAGTTGATTTGACTATTTATGTAACTACATCCGATCGAGTTGACTGA
- the ilvA gene encoding threonine ammonia-lyase, biosynthetic has product MLCDYLVQILTARVYDVAQESPLEVAPNLSERLNNKLLLKREDMQSVFSFKLRGAYNKMAQLSPDLLAQGAIAASAGNHAQGVALAARQLGTRAIIVMPVTTPQVKVNAVIARGGEVVLHGDTYDDAYAFARQLEAEKGMTFIHPFDDPHVIAGQGTIGMEILRQHQKPIHAIFVAIGGGGLISGIAAYVKRLRPEIKIIGVEPVDSDAMNQSLKAGKRVRLSQVGLFADGVAVREVGEETFRLCQEYVDEIILVDTDDICAAIKDVFEDTRSILEPAGALAIAGAKAYVEREQIAGETLIAVACGANMNFDRLRFVAERAEFGERREAIFAVTIPEQPGSLRRFCECLGKRNLTEFSYRIADETAAHIFIGVQIQNRADAVKIAASFEDCGFKTLDLTDDELTKLHLRHMVGGRSMLANHELFYRFEFPERPGALMKFVGSMSPNWNISVFHYRNNGADYGRIVVGIQVPPDEMQEWQAFLDTLGYQYGDESQNPAYKLFLA; this is encoded by the coding sequence ATGCTTTGCGATTACCTAGTACAAATCCTCACCGCCCGCGTCTACGATGTTGCTCAAGAATCCCCCCTAGAAGTCGCACCAAATCTATCAGAGCGGCTCAACAATAAACTGCTGCTGAAACGAGAGGATATGCAGTCTGTGTTTTCCTTCAAACTGCGGGGCGCGTACAACAAAATGGCGCAACTGTCGCCGGATTTGCTAGCACAAGGTGCGATCGCAGCTTCCGCCGGTAATCACGCCCAAGGAGTCGCCCTCGCTGCTCGCCAACTGGGAACTCGCGCGATTATCGTCATGCCCGTAACGACGCCGCAGGTGAAGGTAAATGCGGTAATAGCCCGTGGTGGAGAGGTAGTTTTGCATGGGGATACTTACGACGATGCTTACGCTTTTGCGCGCCAATTAGAGGCGGAAAAAGGGATGACTTTTATTCATCCTTTTGACGATCCCCACGTGATTGCGGGACAGGGTACGATCGGCATGGAAATCCTGCGGCAACATCAAAAACCGATTCACGCGATTTTTGTGGCAATTGGTGGCGGTGGATTGATTTCGGGAATTGCAGCCTATGTCAAGCGCTTGCGCCCGGAAATTAAGATTATCGGCGTCGAACCTGTGGATTCCGATGCGATGAATCAATCGCTGAAAGCTGGTAAACGAGTGCGTTTGTCGCAGGTGGGTTTGTTTGCTGATGGCGTGGCGGTGCGGGAAGTTGGCGAGGAAACTTTTCGGCTGTGTCAGGAGTATGTGGACGAGATTATTTTGGTGGATACGGATGATATCTGTGCCGCGATTAAGGATGTTTTTGAGGATACGCGATCGATCTTAGAACCGGCTGGCGCTTTGGCGATCGCAGGTGCGAAGGCTTATGTGGAAAGGGAACAAATCGCAGGAGAAACATTAATTGCGGTGGCTTGCGGCGCGAACATGAATTTCGATCGCCTGCGTTTTGTAGCAGAAAGGGCCGAGTTTGGTGAACGTCGCGAAGCGATTTTTGCAGTGACAATTCCCGAACAGCCGGGAAGTCTCCGCAGGTTTTGCGAATGTTTGGGTAAGCGCAATTTAACTGAATTTAGCTATCGAATTGCGGATGAAACAGCAGCACATATTTTTATCGGCGTGCAAATTCAAAACCGCGCTGATGCAGTGAAGATTGCGGCAAGTTTTGAAGATTGTGGCTTTAAAACCTTGGATTTAACTGATGATGAATTAACGAAATTGCACTTGCGGCACATGGTTGGTGGCCGTTCTATGCTAGCAAATCACGAACTGTTTTATCGCTTTGAATTTCCCGAACGTCCGGGTGCGTTGATGAAGTTTGTGGGTTCGATGAGTCCTAATTGGAATATCAGCGTTTTTCACTATCGGAATAATGGGGCTGATTACGGGCGAATTGTGGTGGGAATTCAAGTACCGCCGGATGAGATGCAGGAATGGCAGGCTTTTCTTGATACGTTGGGCTATCAGTATGGGGATGAGAGTCAGAATCCGGCGTATAAGCTGTTTTTGGCGTAG
- a CDS encoding Rpn family recombination-promoting nuclease/putative transposase has protein sequence MTFINPKTDYAFKKIFGSLDNKGILISFLNAMIYDGNPTIEDLEIINPNLPPKISGLKDTYLDVKARLADGTLVIIEMQVLNVESFGKRVLYNAAKTYVSQLQKGQGYGMLQPVIALTLTDFEMFTNSDRVISRFVYKEETTNLRYTDNNMELVFIELPKFTKELSQLETLVDKWIYFMKYANTLTQVPPTMDIIPEIHQAFDIANQVNLNPEELDAIERQEMFIYDQQGVIIYAEKQARKEARKEEKLAIAQQLLDRLDDETISQTTGLSIEEIRNLRSPRI, from the coding sequence ATGACATTCATCAACCCCAAAACCGACTACGCCTTCAAAAAAATCTTTGGTTCCCTAGATAACAAAGGCATACTCATCAGCTTTCTCAACGCCATGATTTACGATGGCAATCCTACCATAGAAGACTTAGAAATTATTAATCCTAATTTACCGCCCAAGATTTCAGGCTTAAAAGATACTTACTTAGATGTCAAAGCCCGACTCGCCGATGGTACTCTAGTCATTATTGAAATGCAGGTATTAAATGTAGAGTCTTTTGGTAAGAGAGTTTTGTACAATGCTGCAAAAACTTATGTTTCTCAATTACAGAAAGGACAAGGCTACGGAATGCTGCAACCTGTGATTGCACTGACACTGACAGATTTCGAGATGTTTACAAATAGCGATCGGGTAATTTCTAGGTTTGTTTATAAAGAAGAAACGACTAATCTGAGATATACCGACAATAACATGGAGTTAGTGTTTATCGAACTTCCGAAATTTACCAAGGAATTATCACAGCTAGAAACCCTGGTGGATAAATGGATTTATTTCATGAAATATGCTAACACGCTGACACAAGTTCCACCAACAATGGATATTATTCCAGAGATTCATCAAGCCTTTGATATAGCAAATCAAGTTAATTTAAATCCTGAAGAACTGGACGCTATCGAACGGCAAGAAATGTTTATTTATGACCAACAAGGAGTTATAATCTATGCTGAGAAACAAGCTAGAAAAGAAGCTCGAAAAGAAGAAAAACTGGCGATCGCACAGCAGTTACTCGATCGCCTGGATGACGAAACCATCAGTCAAACAACCGGACTCAGCATCGAAGAAATCAGGAATTTGCGATCGCCTAGAATTTAG
- a CDS encoding XisH family protein, which yields MAARDRFHEAVKLALLKENWVITDDPLRLEAGGAKFEIDLGAERLLAAERAGEKIAVEIKTFLGDSPITDYHAALGQFLNYRLALELNEPDRRLYLAVPVIVHEAFFQREFLQISVERHQVSRIVYDPVNEVIVQWIN from the coding sequence ATGGCAGCACGCGATCGCTTTCATGAAGCAGTTAAGCTTGCCCTTCTGAAGGAAAATTGGGTGATTACCGACGATCCGCTGAGGCTAGAAGCGGGTGGAGCAAAATTTGAGATTGATTTGGGTGCAGAGCGTTTACTGGCGGCAGAACGAGCCGGAGAGAAAATCGCTGTCGAAATCAAAACATTTTTGGGTGATTCGCCGATTACAGATTATCATGCAGCCTTGGGACAGTTTCTGAATTATCGTCTTGCATTAGAACTCAATGAACCAGATCGGAGGCTCTATTTAGCTGTTCCGGTCATAGTCCATGAAGCTTTTTTTCAGCGGGAGTTTTTGCAAATTTCGGTAGAGCGGCATCAAGTTAGTCGTATTGTTTACGATCCAGTAAATGAGGTGATTGTGCAATGGATAAACTAG
- a CDS encoding XisI protein, with amino-acid sequence MDKLELYRQSIQALLTEYVTTPISNGAIKSQTIFDTQQDRYQVMNVGWNGHRRVHGCVLHLDIQDGKIWVEQNTTEMHVAHELVAMGVAKEDIILGFQAPYMREYTGFGVA; translated from the coding sequence ATGGATAAACTAGAGTTGTATCGTCAGTCAATTCAAGCACTATTGACAGAATATGTGACCACTCCTATCTCTAATGGTGCGATCAAATCGCAAACAATTTTTGATACGCAGCAAGATCGTTATCAGGTGATGAATGTTGGGTGGAATGGGCATCGGCGGGTGCATGGGTGCGTGCTGCATTTAGATATTCAGGATGGCAAAATTTGGGTGGAGCAAAATACAACGGAGATGCACGTCGCCCATGAGTTGGTGGCAATGGGTGTGGCGAAGGAGGATATTATCTTGGGCTTTCAAGCGCCTTATATGCGCGAGTACACGGGGTTTGGGGTTGCTTAG
- a CDS encoding DUF6232 family protein, producing MATSNPLGSNQNITLERDKVITITKRTVRFSNDVYQTHNITGFSEGEVEIGAIPWGIIIVVLFIIGPIVGIANNGIGSVLMLAAIGGVIWNFAKPKHYGLLLTFNSGHQTLFVTNDKTHLKEKINNIYELIEKAENKIYELSISNSTVTGQFIMGNDNKMLR from the coding sequence ATGGCAACATCAAATCCCCTGGGAAGTAATCAGAACATCACTTTAGAGAGGGATAAAGTTATTACAATAACTAAAAGAACTGTTCGTTTTTCAAATGATGTCTACCAAACTCATAATATTACAGGTTTTAGTGAAGGAGAGGTAGAGATAGGGGCGATTCCTTGGGGGATTATTATAGTTGTCCTTTTTATTATCGGGCCAATTGTCGGTATTGCTAACAATGGAATAGGTTCGGTATTAATGTTGGCTGCGATTGGAGGCGTAATTTGGAACTTTGCCAAGCCAAAACACTACGGATTGTTACTCACATTCAATTCTGGTCATCAGACCCTTTTTGTGACAAATGATAAGACCCATCTTAAAGAAAAAATTAACAATATATATGAGCTTATTGAAAAAGCAGAGAATAAAATTTACGAATTATCTATCTCCAACAGCACTGTTACAGGTCAATTTATCATGGGAAATGACAATAAAATGCTACGTTAG
- a CDS encoding type II toxin-antitoxin system HicB family antitoxin: MKIKIIIHEAEEGGYWAEVPAIPGCATQGDTLEELLQNLYEAIQGCQACRY, translated from the coding sequence TTGAAAATCAAAATTATCATCCACGAAGCAGAAGAAGGCGGATATTGGGCAGAAGTTCCTGCTATTCCTGGCTGTGCAACACAGGGAGATACCTTGGAGGAATTGCTGCAAAATCTCTATGAAGCAATTCAAGGTTGTCAAGCGTGTAGATATTGA
- a CDS encoding class I SAM-dependent methyltransferase has translation MTIQSDREQQIRQSWEVNADAWTRAIDQNEVASRRAATDEAIVQAVVRYQLRRVLDVGCGEGWLARALGKQGVEVVGVDACGTLVDRAIEKSSGCFRAIGYDEMIANPLIVGQSYDGIVCNFSLLGEEIGDLLRSLRQTIISDGHLLIQTVHPCTACQQQPYVDGWKTENFDNLGGDFKAPMPWYFRTISSWFQQVSKSGWTVVELEEPIHPQTKIPLSLILICQ, from the coding sequence ATGACGATCCAATCCGATCGAGAGCAACAAATTCGACAAAGTTGGGAAGTAAATGCTGACGCATGGACGCGGGCGATCGACCAAAACGAGGTCGCCAGCCGCCGCGCAGCAACCGATGAGGCTATTGTGCAAGCAGTTGTGCGCTATCAGCTTCGGCGAGTGTTGGATGTCGGATGCGGTGAAGGTTGGCTGGCGCGGGCGTTAGGAAAGCAAGGTGTAGAGGTGGTTGGAGTAGATGCTTGCGGTACTTTAGTCGATCGCGCGATCGAGAAAAGCAGCGGTTGTTTTCGGGCGATCGGCTACGATGAGATGATTGCCAATCCGTTGATAGTTGGTCAATCCTACGATGGGATTGTCTGCAATTTTTCGCTACTCGGTGAGGAAATTGGAGATTTATTGCGATCGTTACGCCAAACAATAATCTCAGACGGACATCTGTTAATCCAGACAGTTCATCCATGCACAGCGTGTCAACAACAGCCCTATGTTGATGGATGGAAAACCGAGAATTTCGACAATTTAGGCGGAGATTTTAAAGCGCCGATGCCGTGGTATTTTCGCACAATTAGTTCCTGGTTTCAACAAGTATCAAAATCTGGCTGGACAGTAGTTGAATTAGAGGAACCGATTCACCCGCAGACGAAAATCCCTCTTTCCTTAATCTTGATTTGTCAGTAA
- a CDS encoding DUF1257 domain-containing protein — MSHFTTIKVQIKNGELLHQVLEELGYQVESNVQVRGYRGDKINAEYVIRQSNGYDLGFRRSGEDYELVADFWGARINQQEFVNSISQKYAHKSLMAAVHSEGFNVEQEETLADGTVRVVVGRWV, encoded by the coding sequence ATGTCACACTTCACAACGATCAAGGTTCAGATCAAAAACGGCGAACTGCTGCATCAAGTGTTGGAAGAGTTGGGTTATCAAGTAGAGTCCAATGTGCAGGTACGGGGTTATCGCGGCGACAAAATTAATGCTGAGTATGTAATTAGGCAATCCAACGGTTACGATTTGGGTTTTCGGCGCAGCGGAGAGGATTATGAATTGGTGGCGGATTTTTGGGGCGCTCGAATTAACCAGCAAGAATTTGTTAATTCAATTAGTCAAAAATACGCCCATAAAAGTTTGATGGCTGCCGTGCATTCAGAGGGTTTTAATGTTGAACAAGAGGAAACTTTGGCGGATGGAACGGTGAGAGTTGTAGTGGGTAGATGGGTTTAG
- a CDS encoding WD40 repeat domain-containing protein, translating into MIADNSNEPREYDAVLGGQSQIPIAAAVLGGIAGVKQRLHNPSIESRIAAVKDAPKYGDAGLKLAIEALLDPAPEVQRVAYAVLRQRTESFVRQALTKFLPYSLFECIRTVKTGTNVAISPAGDRTASLHGKIIRICDLETGEILYNVQKYPRAKESFVLCQESEVFVRSRNTPKHRAIDIWQGGELLHTSLGHEGEITAIVISPDSQVIATGSADTTIKIWNSETGKLICTFGNLLTWKAHKAGISCLAFSPIAQTLASSSSDGTIKLWNLRSRECSQTIKGYANCLALSPDGQTLAAGGWDRNIQLRQLSHPDNSIALAGHFNSINAIAFSPDGRTVVSASADGNLKFWHPSTGEHIHTLTGHQNSVTCLTFSSDGETLISGSLDKTVKTWGIN; encoded by the coding sequence ATGATTGCTGACAATTCTAACGAACCAAGAGAGTATGATGCCGTCCTCGGCGGTCAAAGTCAAATCCCGATCGCCGCCGCTGTTTTAGGAGGCATCGCCGGAGTCAAGCAGCGCTTGCACAATCCTAGTATCGAGTCGCGGATTGCCGCCGTTAAAGATGCTCCTAAATACGGAGATGCAGGTTTGAAGTTAGCAATTGAGGCGCTGCTCGATCCGGCTCCCGAAGTCCAGCGAGTTGCTTATGCTGTTTTGCGGCAAAGGACAGAATCTTTTGTGCGTCAAGCTTTAACAAAATTCTTACCTTACTCGCTTTTTGAGTGCATCCGTACAGTCAAAACAGGCACAAATGTGGCGATTAGTCCAGCGGGCGATCGCACGGCGAGCTTGCACGGCAAAATAATTAGAATTTGCGATTTAGAAACAGGAGAAATCCTGTATAATGTACAGAAGTATCCCCGCGCTAAAGAATCTTTTGTCCTTTGCCAAGAAAGTGAAGTTTTTGTCAGAAGCAGAAATACTCCAAAACACCGCGCGATCGACATTTGGCAGGGAGGAGAATTGCTGCATACTTCCCTCGGACACGAAGGGGAAATTACTGCAATTGTTATCAGTCCCGACAGTCAAGTTATCGCCACCGGTTCGGCAGATACTACTATCAAAATTTGGAATTCAGAAACGGGAAAGTTGATCTGTACTTTTGGCAATCTTTTAACTTGGAAAGCTCACAAAGCAGGAATTTCCTGTCTTGCTTTTAGCCCGATCGCACAAACTCTCGCTAGCAGCAGTTCTGACGGTACAATTAAACTCTGGAACCTCCGCAGCCGAGAATGCTCCCAAACAATTAAAGGTTATGCCAATTGTCTGGCTTTGAGTCCAGACGGGCAGACTCTGGCTGCTGGCGGCTGGGACAGAAATATTCAACTGCGCCAGCTATCGCATCCAGATAATTCGATTGCGTTAGCAGGGCATTTTAACTCGATAAATGCGATCGCCTTTAGTCCCGATGGGCGCACAGTTGTCAGTGCTAGCGCCGACGGTAATCTCAAATTTTGGCATCCCAGCACCGGCGAACACATTCACACTCTCACTGGGCATCAAAACTCTGTTACTTGTCTTACTTTTAGCAGCGATGGCGAAACTTTAATCAGCGGCAGTTTAGATAAAACTGTCAAAACTTGGGGGATTAATTGA